The genomic region AACCATCTCAGTCATCTCTTGATAAAGCTGAGGTGAAAGGCGGCTGCCTTGGTAGCTCGGGCACTCAATTTCAACACTCTTACTAAGCGTGAACAGGTCCTTTTTGAGCTCATACTTACTACCTCTTGTTTTCTGGACAAACTCATCCCTCAAAGCATAGTCTATCAGGTCCTCTGGGAAGCGTTTGACAAATGCCAGGCCAAGCAAACCAGTAAGGAGATGCTCTGGAAACTTCCTAAATTCATGGAGTTTCCTATGCATCTGCTCTATCAGGCTGGAGTAAAACTCTTCCTCGTTCGGCGGTTCATAGTCCAGGCATCCAAACGACCACAAGAACTTGGCAGCATCTTTGCTTCGGCAGTAAGTCACCTTAGAAGGCAAAGACATGGCTACAGCAGCCATAATGCCCTCGTCAAAGTAGTGTAGGGATGAACAGGTAAGAGTGATGTGCATGATGCCCTGGATGTTTACTGTAGGAATCCGAGCGGGAATAACCTTCCCAAGTTCCTTCAAGATGGGTAAGTGGTCCACGCGACTGTAGCGGAGTAGTTTAAGCACATTCACCAAAGCATAAGTGCTCATGTCTTCCATCTGCAGGTAGACTCTGTCTGCAATTTTTCTCATGACGTGGTCAGAGATACCACTGAGGGACTTGAAGAGCCCTAAGCAGACAGCACCCACCTCCTCCAAGGTGAAGGAGTCCAAGTACTTCAGAATCATGCTCTCCACCTTCTGCGTCAAGTCTGCGGGTGACCTCCGGCCTTCACCTATGATATAAAGAAGCTGAACAAACTGGGGCAAAGTGAGGTCTTTCCAGTGCATGTTGGCATAGCTGAACAAAATGCTCAGGTAGGAAGGCACGCTACGCTGCAGACAGCGCCAGCAAtcagccaccagcagcagctggtCCAGGTTCATGTCCCACACTCGCCGGCAGAATTCATTCTCGCATGCGTTCAGCAGAGGGTGGGCGGGTGGAACAACCAAACGAACACAAGCTTTCAAAATATCGACGAGTTCTGAAGTACTGAACAACCTGATGTTTTTGACAGCACAGCGGCACAGTGTATTAAACCTGGATTCGGACACCAACGCTGCATGTTGTTCCACTGGCAAACGACTCAGCTtgcaaaaataatctgtgataGTTCCTGGGCTCTGGCTGCCCTTGCATATGGCCACACTGTGTAAAATCGAGTCTCCTTCTTCTAAAGGGAAGGTCTCTACTGGCTCAAACTTGTCATAGCTGAGAGATTTGTATTCAGGCCTCCCCTTCTGAAACATGCGAGGGTCCTCCTTGGAGTCGTGCATCTCTCTTCtatctttttctgcctcctccttGGTTTGTGCCACAGAAAGGCACGCCGAGATGGTCTGCTTGAGGAGTGGTTTGGACTTGGGCTTTGGCAGGGCATTTCTGACAGAAGGCAAAGCTTGAGAAGAGGCGTCACTGAATGTATGCTGAACCCATGCCCTGCCAGGGCTGGTGAAAGTGTCACCGAGAGCCTGGCCACTGCTCCTAGCAGCATGCTGCTGGGAGGCAGCTCTGCTTTTGGCATAGGCAGATGGATTATACAATACTCTGTAGTCCAGTGGATTCAGCAACTGGATTGTAGCTGCAGATTCACTTCTGGTGTTGGCCGTTTCTAggttctcttccttttcctgctcaCTTTTGCTGCTTCCGCTCTTGGCCTTGTACTTGGCTGTAGTCGAAAATGCAGTCACCCTGCTCAGTCTTGGAAATCTTCGGCATATTAGCACTGTAGCCATGGATCACAATTTACTGGGGTCAGAATTGCTTCCAGGTACTGAAAAAAGGGCAGACGAAGAATGAGTGGCTTCCACCTAACACGAAGCACTTTTTAATCTATCCTTTACGCTACCGAAAGTGAGGCGATGCCAGTGTTTCCCCTAGCCAAGGCGGCTGTTTCCCTGCAACGCCGTAAGGCAGCTGCTATCGAACATCACCTCATGCAAAGGCAGTTCAAGACAAGCACCCAGGTGACCTGACATAGCCAAAGTCGGGGTACATGGCAGACGGGTATTACCTGCTACTCAGCAAGCTACAAGTAACCTGGCAGAGACTGTGGGAGTTAAGAAAAAAGTCATCGCTTTTTCATTTCTAAGAGacccaaactgcttttttttcattttaaacaatgaaaacatattttttgcaGTAGAGCTGCAGCTTCAAGAGATTTTATGTATTCAAAGAGAGCATTCTGCTACTTCAG from Accipiter gentilis chromosome 3, bAccGen1.1, whole genome shotgun sequence harbors:
- the FASTKD5 gene encoding FAST kinase domain-containing protein 5, mitochondrial isoform X4 — its product is MATVLICRRFPRLSRVTAFSTTAKYKAKSGSSKSEQEKEENLETANTRSESAATIQLLNPLDYRVLYNPSAYAKSRAASQQHAARSSGQALGDTFTSPGRAWVQHTFSDASSQALPSVRNALPKPKSKPLLKQTISACLSVAQTKEEAEKDRREMHDSKEDPRMFQKGRPEYKSLSYDKFEPVETFPLEEGDSILHSVAICKGSQSPGTITDYFCKLSRLPVEQHAALVSESRFNTLCRCAVKNIRLFSTSELVDILKACVRLVVPPAHPLLNACENEFCRRVWDMNLDQLLLVADCWRCLQRSVPSYLSILFSYANMHWKDLTLPQFVQLLYIIGEGRRSPADLTQKVESMILKYLDSFTLEEVGAVCLGLFKSLSGISDHVMRKIADRVYLQMEDMSTYALVNVLKLLRYSRVDHLPILKELGKVIPARIPTVNIQGIMHITLTCSSLHYFDEGIMAAVAMSLPSKVTYCRSKDAAKFLWSFGCLDYEPPNEEEFYSSLIEQMHRKLHEFRKFPEHLLTGLLGLAFVKRFPEDLIDYALRDEFVQKTRGSKYELKKDLFTLSKSVEIECPSYQGSRLSPQLYQEMTEMVLNFAEQEIYVRPEIVEAVSLLESMLGGAEYVKNHMILPHTRSSDLEVHLAMDGHPIPFNLKDPITDKKLKDFGVSLTDDLMTQLIKGTSSSQSPVEVENEARTPGQEGREEAGTPNAGDSAALSRGALLADARLQVEPKSERCLEVPPSLTLNRQPRQVKLAIQVSNRNHYCYCSKRLLGLHCLKRRQLQQLG
- the FASTKD5 gene encoding FAST kinase domain-containing protein 5, mitochondrial isoform X2 → MATVLICRRFPRLSRVTAFSTTAKYKAKSGSSKSEQEKEENLETANTRSESAATIQLLNPLDYRVLYNPSAYAKSRAASQQHAARSSGQALGDTFTSPGRAWVQHTFSDASSQALPSVRNALPKPKSKPLLKQTISACLSVAQTKEEAEKDRREMHDSKEDPRMFQKGRPEYKSLSYDKFEPVETFPLEEGDSILHSVAICKGSQSPGTITDYFCKLSRLPVEQHAALVSESRFNTLCRCAVKNIRLFSTSELVDILKACVRLVVPPAHPLLNACENEFCRRVWDMNLDQLLLVADCWRCLQRSVPSYLSILFSYANMHWKDLTLPQFVQLLYIIGEGRRSPADLTQKVESMILKYLDSFTLEEVGAVCLGLFKSLSGISDHVMRKIADRVYLQMEDMSTYALVNVLKLLRYSRVDHLPILKELGKVIPARIPTVNIQGIMHITLTCSSLHYFDEGIMAAVAMSLPSKVTYCRSKDAAKFLWSFGCLDYEPPNEEEFYSSLIEQMHRKLHEFRKFPEHLLTGLLGLAFVKRFPEDLIDYALRDEFVQKTRGSKYELKKDLFTLSKSVEIECPSYQGSRLSPQLYQEMTEMVLNFAEQEIYVRPEIVEAVSLLESMLGGAEYVKNHMILPHTRSSDLEVHLAMDGHPIPFNLKDPITDKKLKDFGVSLTDDLMTQLIKGTSSSQSPVEVENEARTPGQEGREEAGTPNAGDSAALSRGALLADARLQVEPKSERCLEVPPSLTLNRQPRQVKLAIQVSNRNHYCYCSKRLLGLHCLKRRQLQQLGYVVVELPFWEWFPLLKRTRLEKLSYLHYKVFDPALLSRAG
- the FASTKD5 gene encoding FAST kinase domain-containing protein 5, mitochondrial isoform X3, with amino-acid sequence MATVLICRRFPRLSRVTAFSTTAKYKAKSGSSKSEQEKEENLETANTRSESAATIQLLNPLDYRVLYNPSAYAKSRAASQQHAARSSGQALGDTFTSPGRAWVQHTFSDASSQALPSVRNALPKPKSKPLLKQTISACLSVAQTKEEAEKDRREMHDSKEDPRMFQKGRPEYKSLSYDKFEPVETFPLEEGDSILHSVAICKGSQSPGTITDYFCKLSRLPVEQHAALVSESRFNTLCRCAVKNIRLFSTSELVDILKACVRLVVPPAHPLLNACENEFCRRVWDMNLDQLLLVADCWRCLQRSVPSYLSILFSYANMHWKDLTLPQFVQLLYIIGEGRRSPADLTQKVESMILKYLDSFTLEEVGAVCLGLFKSLSGISDHVMRKIADRVYLQMEDMSTYALVNVLKLLRYSRVDHLPILKELGKVIPARIPTVNIQGIMHITLTCSSLHYFDEGIMAAVAMSLPSKVTYCRSKDAAKFLWSFGCLDYEPPNEEEFYSSLIEQMHRKLHEFRKFPEHLLTGLLGLAFVKRFPEDLIDYALRDEFVQKTRGSKYELKKDLFTLSKSVEIECPSYQGSRLSPQLYQEMTEMVLNFAEQEIYVRPEIVEAVSLLESMLGGAEYVKNHMILPHTRSSDLEVHLAMDGHPIPFNLKDPITDKKLKDFGVSLTDDLMTQLIKGTSSSQSPVEVENEARTPGQEGREEAGTPNAGDSAALSRGALLADARLQVEPKSERCLEVPPSLTLNRQPRQVKLAIQVSNRNHYCYCSKRLLGLHCLKRRQLQQLGLHLRLPKPSRNISLCGSGVLVLTGVTLIPRGPV
- the FASTKD5 gene encoding FAST kinase domain-containing protein 5, mitochondrial isoform X1; amino-acid sequence: MATVLICRRFPRLSRVTAFSTTAKYKAKSGSSKSEQEKEENLETANTRSESAATIQLLNPLDYRVLYNPSAYAKSRAASQQHAARSSGQALGDTFTSPGRAWVQHTFSDASSQALPSVRNALPKPKSKPLLKQTISACLSVAQTKEEAEKDRREMHDSKEDPRMFQKGRPEYKSLSYDKFEPVETFPLEEGDSILHSVAICKGSQSPGTITDYFCKLSRLPVEQHAALVSESRFNTLCRCAVKNIRLFSTSELVDILKACVRLVVPPAHPLLNACENEFCRRVWDMNLDQLLLVADCWRCLQRSVPSYLSILFSYANMHWKDLTLPQFVQLLYIIGEGRRSPADLTQKVESMILKYLDSFTLEEVGAVCLGLFKSLSGISDHVMRKIADRVYLQMEDMSTYALVNVLKLLRYSRVDHLPILKELGKVIPARIPTVNIQGIMHITLTCSSLHYFDEGIMAAVAMSLPSKVTYCRSKDAAKFLWSFGCLDYEPPNEEEFYSSLIEQMHRKLHEFRKFPEHLLTGLLGLAFVKRFPEDLIDYALRDEFVQKTRGSKYELKKDLFTLSKSVEIECPSYQGSRLSPQLYQEMTEMVLNFAEQEIYVRPEIVEAVSLLESMLGGAEYVKNHMILPHTRSSDLEVHLAMDGHPIPFNLKDPITDKKLKDFGVSLTDDLMTQLIKGTSSSQSPVEVENEARTPGQEGREEAGTPNAGDSAALSRGALLADARLQVEPKSERCLEVPPSLTLNRQPRQVKLAIQVSNRNHYCYCSKRLLGLHCLKRRQLQQLGGAEVKVPLPAHRHRGKVSPRLAECECTSMVRLEWRSLQPRKEMQGEIEQRANRESFQEREQRELICHFP